In the Arachis ipaensis cultivar K30076 chromosome B04, Araip1.1, whole genome shotgun sequence genome, TGGAGGAGTAATTAAGGAAAGAAGATCGATGTGTTGTGTTGGCCAAATTTTGCTGCAAAAAAATTGTAGATAAAAGAAGATTGCATGAGGAAATAATGTATTATCGCGTCTAAAATCATACCAAATCTTAATAAGATATATTTTGAATCATactaaatctcaatcaaataattcTATATGTAGTTTCCTATAATATATTGTGGATATAATGTTTTATCCATTATTCCTCAAATAATATTTGTTACTTGTTGTCTAAGTTATTAAgataaaatacatacatattcTCTATACTACTAATAATATGTCAAGAAGATTAGTTTTAATCTACTGTAAAATACGTGAATTAAGGAATAACTTGAATTTAACTTCCTAGAATTTAATTAAGATAATTTCGATTATTATCTCATTTTTGATGAGTTGTGATCTCTATACATACatatccataacaaaaaaaaaagaatgtatCTCAAATTAATAATAAGATTTTGGTATACGATTTATACACATCAATATTTTCATTATAAATAGCAGTATTAGGCGTGGTAATTTTGTCACACTTGGTCAACAATATTCTTAATCTTTATTTCTACTAATAATAAGTCAATAATAATACAATGGCCAACAAAAACTGCTCACTTCACTTAGCTCTTATCGTGGCTTGCATGGTCACCATGACAGCGACGGTAGCCGAAATGCGCATGATGACGAAGACTATACCTTGGTCATCATGCAATGGGACGATAGGGGAGTGCATAGAAGCAAAGAAGAAATTTGAGATGGATTCAGAGAGCAACATGAAGATATTTGAATCAAAGAACAAGGTGATAGGAAACGGTGCAATAGGGAGGAATGGAATTCCATGCTCGAAGAAAGATAATACCACCAAGAATTGTAGACCGGGTACTCCTGCCAACCGATACAACCGTGGCTGCAGTCCCATTACTCGATGcaggggtggtggtggtggcggcggcGGTAGCCCCCCTCATGGTTAAATTATTCatcattatcttcttcttcttaattattTGTTTAGCTATCTAGTTAGGTTTATGGTTGTTCTTTGTATATTCACTTTGATTATTATAGGACCCATTATTAACGGCTATTAGTAGTAGTTTATTTCATATAATAGTAGTGTTATGATTTGGCTTGTTTCGATTTAGTTTAATATTCtatgtaaatataaaaattttaataaaataaaagaagaagaagagcatcTTAATTTAGCTTGTTTTCTATGTTACCATTTAGTCTCTCTTACCTTactgttattgttattttttttagctTTTGTCTTCGATTACTTATCCATAGAAAAATTTCtattaataaaaattagtatATTATTGTTTTCGTTAATTTGTTTCAGTCAATATGTATTATGTAGTTTTTGTTTAAACGCTTGGACGTTAGGTTACTATTGTTAAATATTTATCTTTCTCAGCCtcctttttattttctctatataaaaaaattagtgatACTCCAATAAAGATTTTACAATTATTCTAgtgatataataaaaaattagttagtaTTAGTTTAAATATTAatcaaatataagaaaaaaacatGTAAATATGTAATATgtattctaaaaatttaaataaattataatagaattaataaccacaacaaatataaaataaaaaaataaaaagaactcTCCCATATTAGGCCCAAATTATAGCCCATGGATACAATAGCTAATTATAGCCCATGGCTTCATATTGTAAaacaaaacatagaaaaaaaactTAGAAATTGAAAAACATAGGAAGTAATTAAAACTTGGAATCAAGTGTTATTCATTTTACGTGAACttaattttatgttaaattgatagttaaaattttttaaataatttaatatatttgatttaattattatttaataatttttaattattaattttatgtaaaaatttttatacttaaaTTTCTTTTGTATATAAattaaactgaaaaaaaaaaggaaaggaaagaagagaaTCACAAAATTAACCATTATTATATGGGATTTAATTCATGAGAAGCAACCAAGGTCTTGGAAATTTCATATATAAGCCTGCCTCAAAAGCATCACCAGAAAAACGCATAGAAAATTGACTTAGATTAGGGGTGTCAACCGGACGGGTAGGGGCGGGTTTGTGCTTTACTCGATTTCGTCCCGTCCTACAATAATTTGCATAAAATTTGTTTTACTCCTATTCACGAGTGGTAAATATTTGAACTCTAACCCGCTCGTGCAGGTACTTGCCCCGCCCCTACCCGttcttataattattaaaattcaataaataaaataaaattttaaaatttatataaccgtGATcatatacataacataaattaaaataaaaatttaaatattatataatattattaattattttactaattattttacatatattacatatattatatattaaaattatatgtatTATATATATACCAAGATGAGTAGGAGCGGGTATTATCTAAATCCGATTTCATCCCGCTCCACACAAGAATCTACCTCGATAAAGACCCGTCCCGAATGAGTAGGGACAAAATGGATACTCACGAGTTCCGATGGTGTTGTCATCCCTAGCTTAGATGGCAATAGTGACACAGTTTCCATGTGTGTTTGTGAAGTGAATAAGGGAAATAAGAAGTGAAGTGGAGTGAATATATATAGACTAGTTAGTGTTTAGATATTATAGGCATGGCtgtataataataatagagaattTAATTTAAGAGATTAATTTTATAAAGTAGTTATGTGTATGTGTGAATATTATACGAAATATTATATACGAAAATATTATATACGTAAAATTTAATTAGTTTGTTATAAGGTTTATAGTTTTTGATATACTCTATACGAAATATTATATACTTTCATGTGAAGTTTCCTTGCACTTTCATGTCAACGCCGCCACTGTGAACGACATAACATGGTGGCGCAAAGGATCGGAGGAGTAATTAAGGAAAAAAGATGTGTTGTTTTGGCCAAATTTTGCAGCAAATTAAAATTTGTAGATAATAGAAGATTGAACAAAGAAACAATGTATTATCGTATCTAAAATCATACCAAATCTTAAAAAGATATATTTTGAATTATCTAAATTTCAATCAAATAATGATTCTGTATGTAGTTTCCTATAATATATTGTGGATAATGTTTTATCCATTATTCCTCAAATAATATTTGTTACTTGTTGTCTAAGTTATtaagataaaatatatacatattttcTATACTCCTAATATATCAAGATTAGTTTTAATCTACTGTAAAATACGTGAATTAAgaaataatttgaatttgatttcctAAAATAATGAGTATATATGATATCTCTAGTAACTAATTAAGATAATCTCGATTATTATTATCTCATTCTAATGACCAGGACTAGCACTAAACATACATATCCATAAAACAGTTAATTACATGTAACTATATTCAAATTTCATAATTATTAACATAAAAATAGAATGTATCTCAAATTAATAATAAGATTTGGTATACAATTTATACATATAcgtcaatattttattataaatagtaGTATTAGGCGTGGTAATTTTGTCATACttgatcaataatatttttaatcttTATTTCTATTAGTAAGTCAATAATAATACAATGGCCAACAAGAACTACTCACTTCATCACTTAATTCTTATTGTGGCTTGCATCGCCACTATGATGACGGCGGTGGCCGGAATTCGCATAATGACGAAGATTATACCTTCGTCATCATGCAATGGGACGATAGGAGAGTGCATGGAAGCAAAAAAGGAATTGGAGATGGATTTCGAGAACAGCATGGAGATATTTGAATCAATGAAGAAGGTGATAGGGAACGATgcaatgaggaagaatggaattCCATGCTCGAAGAAAGATAATGCTACTAAGAATTGTAGACCGGGTCCTCCTGCCAACCGTTACAACCGTGGCTGCAGTCCCATTACTCGATGCAggggtggtagtggtggtggccATGGTTCCACCCATAGTTAaattattcatcatcatcttcttcttcttaattattTGTTTAACTATCTAATTAGATTTATGGTTATTCTTTGTATATCCACTTTGATTATTATAGGACCTATTATTAATGACTATTAGTAGTAATTTTTTCATATAGTAGTAGTGTTATGATTTGTCTTGTTTCGATTTAGTTTAATATTCTATGTAAATATgaaaagtttaataaaataaaagaagaagaagagtatctTAATTTAGCTTGTTTTCTATGTTACTATTTAGTCTCTTTTACCTtcctgttattgttattttctttagtttttgtcTTCGATTACTTATCCATAGAAAAATTTCtattaataaaaattagtatattattgttttctttaatttgtttcaGTCAATATGTATTATGTAGTTTTTGTTTAAACGCTTGGACGTTAGGTTACTATTGTTAAATATTTATCTTTCTCAGCCtcctttttattttctctatataaaaaaattagtgatATTTCAACAAAGACTTTAtaattattctcataaaaaatactttattttaATAAATGGATAGTAAATGatagaatttaattttagtattttataaaaatattatttttatttaacatataactaaaaaatcagtcttatttttaaacaaatttttatataaaaatatttatgatatcTTTATTAAAGTAANNNNNNNNNNNNNNNNNNNNNNNNNNNNNNNNNNNNNNNNNNNNNNNNNNNNNNNNNNNNNNNNNNNNNNNNNGTTAGAAAATAATAGTGACTAATATATTtagtgaaaaaataaaaattgattaaaaaattagtTAGTATTAGTTTAAATATTAATccaatataagaaaaaaatatgaaaatatgtAATACgtattctaaaaatttaaataaattaatctaAATTATAATGAAATTAATAACcacaacaaatataaaataaaaaaacaaaaagaaatctCCCATATTAGGCCCAAATTATATCCATGACTTCATAGTGCAAAacaaaacagagaaaataaaaactTAGAAATTGAAAAACATAAGAAGTAATTATAACTTGGAAGGAAGTGTGATTCATTTGATGTAAAgttaattttatatgaaattaatagttaaaaattttatatgaatTTTTCCAATAAATAAAGACTAATATTTAATAGTTCTAAATGTTCAAATTGTTAAAGTTTCAATACTATATCGTGATGAATTCACTAATACATAAATGTTATAAGCTAAAACAGATGAATCATTATATATCTTAATTACACAATAATATATTATTGTTTAAATCTAATAGTTATAATATTTTATATCAATCTATTttcatttaaataaaatagaacttaTATTTTATTAAGTGTAATTAAAATTGTATCTATCTNNNNNNNNNNNNNNNNNNNNNNNNNNNNNNNNNNNNNNNNNNNNNNNNNNNNNNNNNNNNNNNNNNNNNNNAAAGAAATTTATTAGTATACTAAAAGTATAATTAGCTATAGTAACTGCTCTCTTTAATATAATTAACTTAcacctataatttttttttcactcatacttttcttctttttaatttattatgttacTAGTATATCTCATTATATATATTTCTTAAAGTACTAGTACTACAAATTATTATTTTGTCAATTATTTTTAACTCGCACACgtcattatatattgttaattatttcatgcattgaatAGTAATAAGGATCGGATGTTGATATGCTTAccctaaaataatttttatatatttcatATCTTGTATATGTCCAATTGTCCATCATCATCTAGCTCTATATGGCGGaacttaaaacaaaattttggggggtttagatagaaaataattgttaaaatatttttgatatggaCTCATTTAAGATAAactcgtctaatctcatctcttgggtttgggtgatattgccaaatttaaaactattttcaagatctcgttccaaaaagttaaggttaaagtcatcagatgtaactttttgaacttttgaaggttatatatcactttcttcgtgattcattaaagtagaagaactatctacaggtgttgatattgtaaaagttatatgttttctttcttaaatattggccttcctcttaaaaaatgtatcaattctttgatttttttattattattttatatagaaatttgaatatatatcctgtaaaatatataaagaagaagttagaatgacaaatattaaaatttataatatttattgaatttttttatcaatttatacaaatacaataatattaatacttattgaatattctattattttttattatataaaaaaataaattaaataaataaaaaatatctaatttttttatatttgaacttaaagatagagagagtattgtttattgaacttattagatactttaaattatagtaaagtatttaagtcaattgaactattttttatcttttgaaaaagtattactaagttttttataaaaaatttggaggGTCATGCCCCCTTGTCTGAACTAACTCCGCCACTATCTCTATGATcgcttatattaaaaaaatagggTACGAATTCTCATGTATTACTCTTAGAAATAAACCCATAAAATTATTTTGGGTTATACATTAAAAGGTAAGAGGAAATAATAAAAGACAAATAATTAACGACTTATATATTAATAGTATTGATTCCAATAATGCACAGAATTGAAAAAGCTGTGATTAAATATTATTacgtaaaaataaaatttattatttttcaatcaatgATATAAAAAGTAATTACGTTTAGACTGATCTATAAATTTGTAGATAAAAAAAGATTGAATGAAGAAACAATGTATATATTATCGTGTCTAAAATCATACCAAATCTTAATAAGATATATTTTGAATCATACTAAATCTTAATCAAATAATTTTGTATGTAGCTTCCTATAATATATTGTGGATAATGTTTTATCCATTATTCCTGAAATGATAATTGTTACTTGTTGTCTAAGTTATTAAgataaaatacatacatattcTCTATACTACTAATAATATATCAAGATTAGTTTTAATCTATTGTGAAATACGTGAATTAAGGAATAACTTGAATTTGATTtcctaaaataataaatatatatgatATCTCTAATAACTAATTAAGATAATATCGattattatcttattattctaATGACTAGGACTAGCACCGGAATGGTGATACTATACAGTATATACACAATACACATATCCATAAAATAGTTAATTACATGTAACTATATTCAGATGTTTTCataattattaaaacaaaaatagaatGTATCTCAAATTAATAATAAGATTTGGTATACGATTTATACACATCAATATTTCACTATAAATATCGATATTAGAGGTGGTAATTTTGTCACACTCGATCAATAATATTCTTAATCTTTATTTCTACtaacaaattaataataatagGATGGCCAACAAGAACTATTCACTTTACATAGCTTTTATTGTGGCTTGCATCGCCACCATGATGACGGCGGTGGCCGGAATTCGCATGATGACGAAGATTATACCTTTGTCATTATGCAATGGGACGATAGGGGAGTGCATGGAAGCAAAGAAAAAATTTGAGATGGATTCAGAGAGCAACATAGAAATATTTGAATCAATGAAGAAGGTGATAGGGAACGATGCAATGAGGAGGAATGGAATTCCATGCTCGAAGAATGATAATACCACCAAGAATTGTAGACCGGGTCCTCCTGCCAACCGTTACAACCGTGGCTGCAGTCCCATTACTCGATGcaggggtggtggtggtggtggtggccaTGGCTCCACCCATGGTTAAATTattattcatcatcttcttcttcttaattattttttagcTATCTAGCTAGGTTTATGATTATTCTTTGTATATCCACTTTAATTATTATAAGACCCATTATTAACGACTATTAGTAGTAGTTTATTTCATATAGTAGTAGTGTTATGATTTGGCTTGTTTCCATTTAGTTTAATATTCtatgtaaatataaaaaatttaataaaataaaagaagaaaaagagtatCTTAATTTAGCTTGTTTTCTATGTTACCATTTAATCTCTCTTACCTtactgttattgttattttctttagCTTTTGTCTTCGATTACTTATCCATAGAAAAATTTCtattaataaaaattagtatattattgttttctttaatttgtttcgGTCAATATGTATTATGTAGTTTTTGTTTAAACGCTTCAACGTTAGGTTACTATTGTTAAATATTTATCTCTTTTTAgccttctttttattttctctatataaaaaaattagtgatATTTCAACAAAGACTTTATAATTATTCTCATAAAaagataatttattttaataaatggaTAGTAAATGatagaatttaattttagtattttataaaaatattatttttatttaacatataactaaaaaatcagtcttatttttaaacaaatttttatataaaaatatttatgatatcTTTATTAAGGTAAGTGTCAAAAAATAATAGTGACTAATATATTtagtgaaaaaataaaaattgatataataaaaaattagttagtaTTAGTTTAAATATTAATCCAATATAAGAAAAGAACATGCAAATATGTAATACgtattctaaaaatttaaataaattaatttaaattataataaaattaataaccacaacaaatataaaattaaaaaaacaaaaagaaatctCCCATATTAGGCCCAAATTATAGCCCATGGCTTTATAGTGNTTAaactaaaaaaaacagaaaaaaagaagagaatcacAAAATTGATAATTATTACATGAGATTTAATTCTTTGTATATACACTTTGATTATTATAGGACTCATTATTAGCCGCTACTAGTAGTAGTTTGTTTTATATAGTAGTAGTGTTATGATTTGGCTTGTTTCGATTTAGTTTAAAATTCTATGTAAATATgaaaagtttaataaaataaaagaagaagagtcTCTTAATTTAGCTTGTTTTCTATGTTACCATTTAGTCTCTCTTAGCTTActcttattgttattttctttagCTTTTGTCTTTGAGTAAGTAGGGTGTGTTTGGTAAACACATTGGAAGCACAAGAAGTATGTTCAATCTTTTTAAAATGTTGTAATTTTTGTTTGGTTAATTTTTTTCTCTAAACACGAACATGATTATGAGTTTGAACTTCCATTCATCTATAGTAGTTTTTGCGtttatttgataaattaaaaaattaattgatgtTCTACTAATTTTACCATTCAATCTCATTTACAATAAAAGATACAAAAAACAATCATCAGAattcttaaatttttttcatAGCTATACTTtacaaacaaatatttttttaatattattattagtactctttgttaagttttaatttttattaattttttatttatttttcttgttaatagtatgaatatttttttttggagTTTTTTTTATGTTCACTTatgtatattattatatttttttaataaaaattaatgtcttttttagtaatttttatctAAACGTAATTTTAAATGATGTAATCTAAAtaacatttattttattataattcattttgatataaaattttcaaacataAATCACATTAACACCA is a window encoding:
- the LOC107637463 gene encoding rapid alkalinization factor-like; translated protein: MANKNCSLHLALIVACMVTMTATVAEMRMMTKTIPWSSCNGTIGECIEAKKKFEMDSESNMKIFESKNKVIGNGAIGRNGIPCSKKDNTTKNCRPGTPANRYNRGCSPITRCRGGGGGGGGSPPHG
- the LOC107637464 gene encoding rapid alkalinization factor-like; protein product: MANKNYSLHHLILIVACIATMMTAVAGIRIMTKIIPSSSCNGTIGECMEAKKELEMDFENSMEIFESMKKVIGNDAMRKNGIPCSKKDNATKNCRPGPPANRYNRGCSPITRCRGGSGGGHGSTHS
- the LOC107637465 gene encoding rapid alkalinization factor-like, translating into MANKNYSLYIAFIVACIATMMTAVAGIRMMTKIIPLSLCNGTIGECMEAKKKFEMDSESNIEIFESMKKVIGNDAMRRNGIPCSKNDNTTKNCRPGPPANRYNRGCSPITRCRGGGGGGGHGSTHG